One Nicotiana sylvestris chromosome 12, ASM39365v2, whole genome shotgun sequence genomic window carries:
- the LOC138883020 gene encoding uncharacterized protein, whose amino-acid sequence MGQEEEEDEGNDSVLVVRARKSVEDAKPSKSEAIVEAWPHDVEASKKDSGKAPKSSEVEVIPCPSTNIPEGGGSETLRAEQSTPSDSLGVEIAFTRSQANPSQCEVELQKTSEERNALKLFYGQKDERLRDLRAELAQARKEEAERDEQDRAAPGEVDQVKANCNQWKENMDHLAVEKEAALVRLSSTEVQLRSTKEKRSAHAKRIEEFKAKLAEAKVEVEKAKALADKSIVVYLVDAEATQTQLREVLDRARWSNDLAKCQFQRETLEEIHARGFDLSKEIAQAKVLEADVRLLVMIKVARMDLIMVRSPKGKLPPREKSAPGVVRILFCLFSFVRPL is encoded by the exons ATGGggcaagaagaagaggaagatgaaggCAATGACTCGGTGCTGGTGGTTCGAGCAAGGAAGTCGGTCGAGGATGCCAAGCCTTCCAAGTCGGAGGCGATTGTTGAGGCCTGGCCTCATGATGTGGAGGCCTCGAAGAAAGATTCGGGCAAGGCTCCCAAATCTTCTGAGGTTGAGGTTATCCCTTGCCCATCAACGAACATCCCGGAGGGGGGTGGTTCTGAGACCCTTAGGGCTGAACAGAGCACCCCGAGTGATTCGCTTGGGGTTGAAATA GCTTTTACCAGGTCTCAGGCTAACCCAAGCCAATGCGAGGTTGAGCTCCAAAAGACCTCGGAGGAGAGGAATGCTTTGAAGCTCTTTTACGGTCAAAAGGATGAACGGCTCAGGGATCTTCGAGCAGAGTTGGCCCAAGCTCGTAAGGAAGAGGCCGAGCGGGACGAGCAG GATCGAGCTGCTCCGGGGGAAGTCGATCAAGTTAAAGCTAACTGCAATCAGTGGAAAGAGAACATGGACCACCTAGCTGTGGAGAAAGAGGCTGCCTTGGTGCGGCTGTCATCAACCGAAGTTCAACTGCGAAGTACTAAAGAGAAGAGATCAGCCCACGCAAAAAGGATCGAAGAGTTCAAGGCTAAGCTTGCTGAGGCCAAGGTGGAGGTCGAAAAGGCGAAGGCCTTAGCTGACAAGTCCATAGTCGTGTACCTGGTTGATGCTGAGGCTACCCAAACTCAGCTGAGGGAGGTCCTCGATCGAGCACGGTGGAGTAATGATCTGGCCAAGTGCCAATTTCagagggagaccctcgaggaaatcCATGCTCGAGGTTTTGACCTCTCCAAGGAGATAGCTCAAGCTAAGGTGCTTGAAGCCGATGTCAGGTTGCTTGTCATGATTAAAGTAGCAAGGATGGATTTGATAATGGTAAGGAGCCCGAAGGGAAAGCTCCCCCCGAGGGAGAAATCAGCCCCTGGCGTAGTTAGGATTTTATTTTGCCTTTTCTCTTTTGTAAGACCCTTGTAG